In Actinotignum schaalii, the sequence CCGACGCCCGGGCCATGCGCGCCCGCGTGGAAGCCCATATCCCCACCGCCCAACGCGACCGCCATATCAAATTAGGGGCGGGCGGCCTGCGCGACGTGGAATTCACCGTCCAACTCCTCCAGCTCGTGCACGGGCGCGTAGACACCACCATCCGCTCGGCCACCACCACCACGGCGCTCGCGAGCCTCTCCGAAGGCGGATATATCTCCCGACCCGATGCCGCTCGCCTCGACCACCACTACCGCTGGCTGCGCTGCCTAGAACACCGCGCCCAACTGGTGCGGCTACGCCGGGCCGCCGTGCTACCCACCCGCGAAGACGACCTGCGCCGCCTGGCCCGCTCCCTCGACCTGCCCGACGCCGCGACCCTCACCGACACTTTCGCGCAGGTACGCCGGGAGGTGCGCGAACTCCACCAAGATATTTTCTACCGGCCTCTTCTTCCCGCCGCCGCGCAGCTAGCCGCTGATGATATTTCCCTGGCTCCCGAAGCCGCCCGCACCCGGCTGGCCAGTATCGGCTACCGCGACCCGGCCGGCGCACTACGCCATATCAGCGCCCTCACCGAAGGCACCAGCCGGCGCGCCGCCATCGCCCGCCAGCTCCTGCCCGTCATGCTCGGGTGGTTCGCCGAAGGCCCCGAACCGGATGCCGGCCTGCTCGCCTTCCGGGTGCTCTCCGAAAAAATGGGGGCCACCTCCTGGTATATGCGCACCCTGCGTGACGGTGGGCCCGTCGCCCACCGCCTCGCCCTCATTCTTTCCCGCTCGCGTTTCCTCGCACGCGATATCCCCGAACTACCCGAATCCATTGCATGGTTGGGCGACGACGCCGAGCTGGCCCCGCGCAGCGCCGGGGCGCTGCGCGGGGAGCTGGACGCGCTCCTCGAGCGACGCAGCCGGCCGGAGGAGATCGCCGGGGCGGGCCGGTGGTTGCGCTGGCGGGAAGTGCTGCGCACCGCCATGGCCCAGGCTCTCGGACTGCTCGGGCCCGAAGACGCGGCGGGCGCGGTGAGTAACGCCGTGGAATGCGCGGTGGAAGCGGGGGTACGCGCCGCCAGGTGCGCCGTCGTCGCCGAAAAAAACCAGGCGGATGGCCCGCATCCCGATTTTTCTTTTGCGGTGATCGGGCTGGGGAGCCTGGGCGGGCGCGAATGTGGCTATACCTCCGATGCCGATGTGATCTTTGTGTGGGACGGGCCGGAGGAAGCTGCCGGGGATGCCGATGCGCTGGCGCGTGCTTTTATGCGCCTGGAGCAGGAGGTGGGCGGGGCGCCGCCGCTGGCGGTGGATGCGGATATGCGCCCGGAGGGCCGGAATGGGCCACTGGCACGCAGCTTGGATTCCTACGGGGAGTATTACCGCAGCTGGGCTGAGCCCTGGGAATTCCAGGCGCTGCTGCGGGCTCGGGTAGTGGGCGGGAACCGCGAACTCGGGGAACGTTTCCTCGAGCTCATCGCCCCGCTGCGCTACCCGGCGCATTGGGATGAGGCGCGACGCACCGCTATCCGGCTCATGAAAATCCGGGTGGAAAAAGAGCGGATTCCCGGGGGAGTGGCCCCGGCCTCCCACCTCAAGCTCGGGCCGGGCGGGAGCGCGGATGTGGAGTGGACGGCGCAGCTCCTCCAGCTTGAGCACGCCGCGGCCTGCCCGCAACTCCGGGTCACCGGGACGGGGGAGGCACTGCGGGCGGCCGGTGCTGCCGGGCTGATCACCGCGGATGAGGAACACGCCCTCGTGGAAGGCTGGCGTGCCGCCAGTGCCCTGCGCCAGGCCGCTTTTGTGGCGACGGGCCGCAGCGGGAGCGCCGCACAGGTCATTCCGCGTGATCCGCGCGAGCGCGAACGCATGGCCGCGATCCTGGGCGCCGAGCACGCCAGCGATATTCTCGACCGGCGCGCCCGAGCCGCGCGGCACGCCCGCGCCGCTGTGGAACACGTTTTTTACGGCCGCGACTAGCCCGCGCCCCGCGCCCCGCGCACGCGACCAGGCCGCCGCGGGCCGCGTCGCCTGTGTGCAAGGAGCCCGGGTGCTGCGGGTAGTACGGCCAGTGCGAGCGGGGCAGTACGGCCAGTGCGAGACGCCCCGGCCTCGCACCCGTTTAGAGCGTGTAGTACAGCTCGAATTCGTACGGGTGGGGGCGGGCCCGCAGCGGGGTCACTTCCGCATCCATCTTGTACTTAATCCAGGTGGCGATGAAGTCCTCGGTGAACACATCCCCTTCGAGAAGGAAATCGTGATCGGCTTCCAGCTCGGCCAAGGCCGCATCGAGGGAGGCCGGAATCGTCTCAATATCCGCGTATTCTTCCGGCGGCAGCTCGTAAATATCCTTATCGATGGGCGCCGGCGGCTCGATCCGGTTGCGGATACCGTCCAGGCCTGCCATGAGCTCCGCGGAGAAAGCCAGGTAGGGATTGGCGGTCGGGTCGGGAACCCGGAATTCAATACGTTTGGCGGCCGGGGAATTCCCGCTCAACGGAATCCGGATCGCGGCCGAACGGTTACGCGCCGAATACACCAAATTGATGGGCGCCTCAAAACCGGGAACCAGGCGGCGGTAGGAATTCACGGACGGATTAGTGAAGGCCGCGAGCGCCTTCCCATGGGCCAGCAAGCCGCCCACATACCAGCGCGCCAGATCCGACAGCTGCCCGTAGCCACGCGGATCGTGGAAAAGCGGCTGGCCATCCTTCCACAGTGACATATGGCAGTGCATCCCCGAGCCGGCCGAATCGAAAAGCGGCTTGGGCATAAAAGTGGCAGTTTTTCCGCATACATCAGCAGCCCGGCGAATGACGTACTTGAATTTCATGAGGTCGTCCGCCGCGGCCCGCAGAGAATTGAAGCGATAGT encodes:
- a CDS encoding bifunctional [glutamine synthetase] adenylyltransferase/[glutamine synthetase]-adenylyl-L-tyrosine phosphorylase, translating into MRRLTLAQRARRCGFTAPERAAAELEAGAWQPEDFAHVADPDRALAACARLGLNRGEGVGNDDAARPRLLAVLGLSTALADHLARHPRAAQELCGTAEEAEARALLNEADEREAMRAALAPWLAGAAADTEAGTETGAGPKDGPEAGTDTGNNSHEAPGNDPRENRSDLQSAIAALRAHYYTRILTLAGWDLTLPDPAARLPEVAATLSNLACATLEGALHLARTRVPDAHDVDFTIIALGKTGGGELNYASDVDVVYITEPRPGVSEARALEIGTALATTLAGYISAPGPESALWTIDTALRPEGGTGPLVRTLASHLDYYATWAQSWEFQALLKARVAAGNRELGDNYLRATAPLVWNAASRDNFVTDARAMRARVEAHIPTAQRDRHIKLGAGGLRDVEFTVQLLQLVHGRVDTTIRSATTTTALASLSEGGYISRPDAARLDHHYRWLRCLEHRAQLVRLRRAAVLPTREDDLRRLARSLDLPDAATLTDTFAQVRREVRELHQDIFYRPLLPAAAQLAADDISLAPEAARTRLASIGYRDPAGALRHISALTEGTSRRAAIARQLLPVMLGWFAEGPEPDAGLLAFRVLSEKMGATSWYMRTLRDGGPVAHRLALILSRSRFLARDIPELPESIAWLGDDAELAPRSAGALRGELDALLERRSRPEEIAGAGRWLRWREVLRTAMAQALGLLGPEDAAGAVSNAVECAVEAGVRAARCAVVAEKNQADGPHPDFSFAVIGLGSLGGRECGYTSDADVIFVWDGPEEAAGDADALARAFMRLEQEVGGAPPLAVDADMRPEGRNGPLARSLDSYGEYYRSWAEPWEFQALLRARVVGGNRELGERFLELIAPLRYPAHWDEARRTAIRLMKIRVEKERIPGGVAPASHLKLGPGGSADVEWTAQLLQLEHAAACPQLRVTGTGEALRAAGAAGLITADEEHALVEGWRAASALRQAAFVATGRSGSAAQVIPRDPRERERMAAILGAEHASDILDRRARAARHARAAVEHVFYGRD
- the glnA gene encoding type I glutamate--ammonia ligase, with translation MFTSVAEAAEFIAENEIEFLDIRFCDLPGVMQHFTVPATQATAEKMNEGYMFDGSSIRGFTSIHESDMKLLPDVSTAFVDPFRSEPTLVMNFNVVDPYTDEPFARDPRNVAERAEAYLRSTGIADTISVGAEAEFYLFDDVRYDTTVNHSMYVIDSNEGSWNSSRPEPGGNTGYKIPHQQGYFPVAPVDANEDVRDLMCQYLAQVGLDVERAHHEVGAGGQQEINYRFNSLRAAADDLMKFKYVIRRAADVCGKTATFMPKPLFDSAGSGMHCHMSLWKDGQPLFHDPRGYGQLSDLARWYVGGLLAHGKALAAFTNPSVNSYRRLVPGFEAPINLVYSARNRSAAIRIPLSGNSPAAKRIEFRVPDPTANPYLAFSAELMAGLDGIRNRIEPPAPIDKDIYELPPEEYADIETIPASLDAALAELEADHDFLLEGDVFTEDFIATWIKYKMDAEVTPLRARPHPYEFELYYTL